Proteins encoded within one genomic window of Cucumis sativus cultivar 9930 chromosome 3, Cucumber_9930_V3, whole genome shotgun sequence:
- the LOC101205452 gene encoding protein OPI10 homolog — MFGVVFPNRSFPMDISAFSQIDTFHWVLDMNTFVGEAYDQIREICIFLLNNFTLPPDKALAVYIQSPGSPFLFCGAVTLARPSAVLSLPWPEPGGQMQLMPPDSAPLSAKIGVSVQDLASLQSLDVTAEKRIERLALKVGENLFNFMQSFCGVDGSKLIVPMDILDRWFKKFQEKAKRDPEYLKGFVL, encoded by the exons ATGTTCGGCGTCGTCTTTCCCAATCGAAGCTTTCCCATGGACATTTCAGCTTTCTCCCAAATCGACACTTTCCATTGGGTTCTCGACATGAACACATTCGTCG GTGAAGCTTACGATCAGATTCGTGAAATTTGCATCTTCTTATTGAATAATTTCACTCTTCCCCCCGATAAAGCTCTGGCTGTCTATATTCAATCCCCTGGatctccctttctcttctgTGGTGCTGTAACCCTAGCCAGACCCTCGGCGGTGCTATCTCTTCCATGGCCGGAGCCGGGTGGTCAGATGCAGCTTATGCCACCCGATTCGGCTCCTCTCTCAGCTAAAATTGGAGTCTCCGTCCAGGATTTGGCTTCCTTGCAGTCGCTTGATGTGACGGCGGAAAAGCGGATTGAGCGTCTGGCTCTAAAAGTTGGTGAGAATCTGTTCAATTTCATGCAATCTTTCTGCGGTGTTGATGGTTCAAAGTTGATTGTGCCCATGGATATCTTGGATAGATGGTTCAAAAAGTTTCAGGAGAAAGCCAAGCGTGATCCTGAGTACTTGAAAGGCTTCGTTTTGTAA
- the LOC101211185 gene encoding protein TPX2: protein MDKSQPKSLMTKTKDGVRDRVLEKAERARVPQKAHVKENTKKSQDFKLHTQERAVKRAMFNYSIATKLYVTELQKKVEEKLHKMIEEEEVRLMRKEMIPRAQLMPYFDRPYFPQRSNRPLTIPREPSFLMNKEQWSCNTDSELYSFQRQALKPIK from the exons ATGGACAAGTCCCAACCAAAATCTTTGATGACCAAG acGAAAGATGGAGTCCGAGACCGAGTTTTAGAGAAAGCGGAGAGAGCTCGA gtTCCTCAAAAGGCTCATGTGAAGGAAAACACCAAGAAGTCCCAAGATTTCAAGTTGCATACGCAAGAAAGAGCGGTGAAACGAGCAATGTTTAACTATTCG ATAGCGACAAAGTTATATGTAACGGAGCTACAAaagaaagtggaagaaaaGTTGCACAAG ATGATAGAAGAGGAAGAGGTTCGTTTGATGAGAAAGGAAATGATACCAAGAGCTCAACTCATGCCCTACTTTGATAGACCCTACTTTCCACAAAG ATCGAATCGACCTTTGACGATACCGAGAGAGCCGAGTTTCTTGATGAACAAAGAGCAATGGAGTTGTAACACTGATAGTGAACTTTACAGCTTTCAAAGACAAGCTTTGAaaccaatcaaataa